A single genomic interval of Alistipes sp. ZOR0009 harbors:
- a CDS encoding M16 family metallopeptidase, giving the protein MRKNFFVLILALIVSFPVLAQQMPPLPTDPKVKVGKLDNGLTYYIRSNAEPKGQAEFYIVQKVGSILEEENQRGLAHFLEHMAFNGTKNFPGKKMINYLETIGVKFGANLNAATGYDQTIYNISNAPVTREGVVDSCLLILHDWSGFISLEDKEIDSERGVIHEEWRTSTNANMRMYNQMFPEIFEGSQYANRLPIGIMSVVDNFKYQELKDYYHKWYRPDLQGIVIVGDIDVNKVEAKIKAMFADIPKPVNPATRTLFEVKDNDAPFVSIATDPEAQQIRATVYYKRDLMPKELRPTAASLVSYYMEQVIQNMFNARMEEIAQKANSPFAMAGCYDGNFIVANTKKAFTTVAICKDGGVNEGLSKIVNEAERVRKFGFTASEYERAKADFLSNLETEYKDREKQKNSYYVDQYVNNFTDETPIAGIETEYQLFQQVTKMLPVDQINKYAAELITEKNVVITINGPKKDGLTYPTKEETVAIFNKARTENVTPYEEKVSNEPLISKLPKAGKVVKEEKGAKFGETIWTLSNGAKVFVKKTDFKDDEILFSATSKGGTSLAGDKDIINIKALNEVIGIGGIGNFSATDLPKMLAGKKAEVNPSVDVKSEGLIGKSTPKDLETMMQLVYLTATSPRVDNDAFQAFVARKKTMLANMEANPMMAFSDTITTSLYGKNPRAARLTSKDVDKISYPRIIEIYKERFANMGDFNFTFVGNVDMATLKPLVEQYIASLPGNPKKENFRDVKMDTRKGAYKNSFEKEMATPKATVYTIFTGKVDYTIENRIKMSMLDQVLDIVYTKTIREEEGGTYGVDCMGRIDNYPYGNFAVYIGFDTDPKLVDKLLAKVKQGLDEMMKDGPSQENLNKVKEYMLKNYTEAQRMNSHWLNAIEGYNTWGIDRQNGYDAKIKAITPDDIKKFATSLFSQKNEIEVLMKGIAKK; this is encoded by the coding sequence ATGAGGAAAAATTTCTTTGTACTGATCCTAGCGCTAATCGTTAGCTTTCCAGTACTTGCACAGCAGATGCCTCCTCTTCCTACCGATCCTAAGGTAAAGGTAGGTAAGCTAGACAACGGCCTCACCTACTACATCCGTAGTAATGCAGAGCCTAAGGGACAGGCGGAATTCTATATTGTTCAGAAGGTAGGTTCTATCCTCGAAGAGGAGAACCAAAGGGGACTTGCCCACTTCCTTGAGCATATGGCCTTCAACGGGACCAAAAACTTCCCCGGAAAGAAGATGATTAACTACCTGGAGACCATCGGGGTAAAGTTTGGAGCCAACCTTAATGCCGCTACTGGTTACGACCAAACCATCTACAACATCTCCAATGCACCAGTAACCCGCGAAGGGGTTGTAGACAGCTGCCTGCTTATCCTTCACGACTGGTCGGGATTCATCTCGCTAGAGGATAAGGAGATTGATAGCGAAAGAGGTGTTATTCACGAAGAGTGGAGAACCAGCACCAACGCTAACATGCGCATGTACAACCAGATGTTTCCTGAGATTTTTGAAGGTTCGCAGTACGCCAACCGTCTTCCTATCGGAATCATGTCGGTTGTTGACAACTTTAAGTACCAGGAGCTAAAAGACTACTACCATAAGTGGTATCGTCCAGACCTTCAAGGTATCGTTATTGTTGGAGACATTGATGTAAACAAGGTAGAGGCTAAGATTAAGGCAATGTTTGCCGATATCCCTAAGCCTGTTAACCCTGCAACCCGTACCCTTTTCGAGGTTAAGGATAATGACGCTCCTTTTGTTAGCATTGCTACCGATCCTGAAGCGCAACAAATCAGAGCTACCGTTTACTACAAGCGCGACCTGATGCCTAAGGAGCTACGTCCAACAGCAGCTAGCTTGGTTAGCTACTACATGGAGCAGGTTATCCAAAATATGTTCAACGCCCGCATGGAAGAGATCGCACAAAAGGCAAACTCTCCCTTTGCCATGGCAGGATGCTACGACGGTAACTTCATTGTTGCCAACACCAAGAAGGCATTTACCACCGTTGCCATCTGTAAGGATGGAGGTGTTAACGAAGGGCTTTCGAAGATCGTAAACGAGGCAGAGCGCGTTCGTAAGTTTGGCTTTACCGCTAGCGAGTACGAAAGAGCAAAGGCCGACTTCCTGAGCAACCTCGAAACCGAATACAAGGATCGTGAAAAGCAGAAGAACAGCTACTACGTAGATCAGTATGTTAACAACTTTACTGACGAGACTCCTATAGCCGGTATCGAAACTGAGTACCAGCTATTCCAGCAGGTTACTAAAATGCTTCCTGTTGACCAAATCAACAAGTATGCTGCCGAATTAATTACCGAAAAGAATGTGGTTATTACCATCAATGGACCAAAGAAGGATGGATTAACCTACCCAACTAAGGAGGAAACAGTAGCCATCTTTAACAAGGCACGTACCGAAAACGTAACTCCATACGAAGAGAAGGTATCTAACGAACCTCTTATCTCTAAGCTTCCAAAAGCAGGAAAGGTTGTTAAGGAGGAGAAGGGAGCTAAGTTTGGCGAAACCATCTGGACCCTATCTAACGGAGCAAAAGTATTCGTTAAGAAAACCGACTTCAAGGATGATGAAATTCTTTTCAGCGCAACCTCTAAGGGAGGAACATCGCTAGCTGGTGATAAGGACATTATCAACATCAAGGCTCTAAACGAGGTTATTGGAATTGGTGGTATTGGAAACTTTAGCGCTACCGATCTTCCTAAGATGCTTGCTGGTAAGAAGGCTGAAGTAAACCCATCGGTAGATGTAAAATCGGAAGGACTAATCGGAAAGAGTACTCCTAAAGATCTTGAAACTATGATGCAGCTTGTTTACCTAACGGCCACTTCTCCACGTGTTGATAACGATGCCTTCCAAGCATTTGTAGCACGTAAGAAAACTATGCTTGCCAACATGGAGGCTAATCCAATGATGGCATTCAGCGACACAATTACCACATCGCTATATGGCAAAAATCCTCGTGCTGCACGTCTAACCTCAAAGGATGTTGACAAGATCAGCTACCCTCGTATCATCGAGATCTACAAGGAGCGCTTTGCTAACATGGGAGACTTCAACTTTACCTTTGTTGGTAACGTAGATATGGCTACCCTTAAGCCTCTTGTTGAGCAGTATATCGCATCTCTTCCTGGCAATCCTAAAAAGGAAAACTTTAGGGATGTTAAGATGGATACCCGTAAGGGAGCCTACAAAAACAGCTTCGAAAAGGAGATGGCTACCCCTAAGGCAACCGTATACACCATCTTCACCGGTAAGGTTGACTACACCATCGAGAACCGTATAAAGATGAGCATGCTAGACCAAGTACTAGACATCGTTTATACTAAAACCATCCGCGAAGAAGAGGGTGGAACCTACGGTGTTGACTGCATGGGCAGAATAGACAACTACCCTTATGGTAACTTTGCCGTATACATCGGATTCGATACTGATCCTAAGCTCGTAGACAAGCTACTTGCCAAGGTTAAGCAAGGTTTAGATGAGATGATGAAAGACGGACCAAGCCAAGAAAACCTTAACAAGGTGAAGGAGTATATGCTAAAGAACTACACCGAGGCTCAACGCATGAACTCGCACTGGCTTAACGCAATTGAAGGTTACAACACTTGGGGTATCGACAGACAAAATGGCTATGACGCTAAAATTAAAGCCATAACTCCTGACGATATCAAGAAGTTTGCTACCTCTCTATTCTCTCAAAAGAACGAGATTGAAGTTCTTATGAAAGGTATTGCAAAGAAATAA
- a CDS encoding helix-turn-helix domain-containing protein, which produces MSIVVNLDVMMAKRKISLGELAERVGITQANLSILKTGKAKAIRFSTLEALCKELGCQPGDILEYQAE; this is translated from the coding sequence ATGTCTATAGTAGTAAACCTCGATGTAATGATGGCCAAGCGCAAAATTTCGCTTGGCGAGCTGGCCGAAAGGGTGGGCATAACACAGGCTAACCTTTCTATCCTAAAAACAGGGAAGGCAAAGGCCATCCGATTTAGCACCCTGGAAGCTCTTTGCAAGGAGTTGGGGTGCCAGCCAGGCGATATCCTGGAGTATCAAGCAGAATGA
- a CDS encoding DUF2975 domain-containing protein yields MKIDKRLLRRVRILNIGIIFLLAVSFFGNFAKGFTAGWQMAEYEEKAKVSTSFHVVNLEATNHGIGSPITNNGTIKGGLSISQAMVTLTNPPKSTVASVVRAVFSISTLAIFIILSILIWKTTSSIGRGQMMTAINIRRARIIGILLILKEAIAVVLQYVEAQYLNSAITIEGYRITVEVWSTSLVIGLVMFLFAEILTVANRLREEQELTI; encoded by the coding sequence ATGAAAATAGATAAACGACTTCTTCGTCGGGTTAGGATTCTTAACATTGGCATCATTTTTCTACTCGCAGTATCCTTCTTTGGAAACTTTGCCAAAGGGTTTACTGCCGGATGGCAAATGGCCGAATATGAAGAAAAAGCCAAAGTCTCAACCTCGTTTCATGTTGTAAACCTAGAGGCTACCAATCATGGAATTGGATCTCCGATAACAAATAACGGAACCATAAAAGGCGGACTCAGCATAAGCCAAGCAATGGTAACCCTAACGAATCCACCCAAAAGCACGGTAGCTAGCGTTGTAAGGGCTGTTTTCTCTATTTCTACCCTCGCCATTTTCATAATCCTCTCCATCTTAATATGGAAAACAACCAGCTCCATTGGTAGAGGGCAGATGATGACCGCCATAAACATTAGGAGAGCCCGAATAATTGGAATACTACTCATACTAAAGGAGGCAATAGCCGTCGTACTACAGTACGTCGAAGCCCAATACCTCAACTCCGCCATTACGATAGAAGGTTACCGGATAACCGTAGAGGTATGGTCGACCTCTCTGGTAATTGGACTTGTTATGTTCCTATTTGCCGAAATACTTACAGTTGCCAATCGTCTTCGTGAAGAACAAGAGTTAACCATCTAG
- a CDS encoding carboxypeptidase-like regulatory domain-containing protein produces MYKLFTAALFCLIYTTSHGQANLTAKVVDSETKEPVVNASISLNSRTNTITKTGRHGQFSISMQSISSNETLVISCVGYETLVVRPHEVAAQPTIALHPKAENIKEVVVTVDRMAKEIVRTATKRFRKNYNKKYFAADIEICSYLFNDSTRALLGCRKVSGTLNSQGLGSRFEDDRIRIASAQISNVADSLCYTTLLIKSYYDYLRYDYIRASECPVDSAPLRVSYFGRDFFNNGHFRVDKDTLYNSKPAYVIKVQNVNGVNYDYLLPETELRNKYAKLLAENKERTGYTPSNKLFVCTESQYDSIFFSRLRRSFKNGNPTPIQATFIIDKGTNAILKMEHKQTLFPFSKSPSYENITIFYEEMDGKTYPTRMEIMTKSLKYVCYTYHTVSLSNFSFDKKETRIARKEAYTPQKAQSYIPTSLCNSEWENEKRGETLQHLHVER; encoded by the coding sequence ATGTACAAACTGTTTACAGCAGCCCTATTTTGCCTAATCTATACCACATCGCACGGCCAAGCCAACCTTACCGCTAAGGTTGTAGATTCCGAAACAAAGGAACCGGTTGTGAATGCGAGCATTTCGCTAAATAGCCGCACCAACACCATTACTAAAACAGGCCGACATGGGCAATTCTCCATCAGCATGCAGAGTATTTCATCCAACGAGACGCTGGTTATTTCGTGCGTTGGGTACGAAACGCTGGTAGTAAGGCCACACGAGGTAGCCGCGCAGCCAACCATCGCCCTACATCCCAAAGCCGAAAACATAAAGGAGGTGGTGGTTACCGTAGATAGGATGGCAAAAGAAATTGTACGAACAGCCACCAAGCGATTCAGAAAGAACTACAACAAAAAATACTTTGCGGCCGATATCGAGATATGCAGCTACCTCTTTAACGACAGCACCAGGGCCCTGCTAGGCTGCCGAAAGGTTAGCGGAACGCTAAACTCGCAGGGGTTAGGCTCCCGATTCGAGGACGACAGGATAAGAATAGCCAGCGCACAGATAAGCAACGTAGCCGATAGCCTATGCTACACCACCTTACTCATAAAAAGCTACTACGACTACCTTAGGTACGACTATATAAGAGCATCCGAATGCCCCGTAGACTCGGCCCCACTTAGAGTCTCCTACTTTGGGCGCGACTTCTTCAATAACGGCCACTTTAGAGTAGATAAGGACACCCTATACAACAGCAAACCGGCCTACGTCATCAAGGTCCAAAATGTAAATGGCGTAAACTACGACTACCTCCTACCCGAAACCGAGCTACGAAACAAGTACGCCAAGCTCCTAGCAGAGAACAAGGAGAGAACGGGCTACACCCCATCGAACAAGCTTTTTGTTTGCACCGAGAGCCAGTACGACAGCATATTCTTTAGCAGACTACGAAGGAGCTTCAAAAATGGGAATCCCACCCCCATACAGGCCACCTTTATTATAGACAAAGGCACCAACGCCATCCTAAAAATGGAGCACAAGCAAACCCTATTCCCCTTTAGTAAAAGTCCCAGCTACGAAAACATCACCATTTTTTACGAGGAGATGGACGGCAAAACGTATCCAACAAGAATGGAGATAATGACCAAAAGCCTCAAATACGTATGCTACACCTACCATACCGTCAGCCTCAGCAACTTTAGCTTCGACAAAAAGGAGACACGAATTGCAAGAAAGGAGGCCTATACGCCCCAAAAGGCGCAAAGCTACATCCCTACCAGCCTATGCAACAGCGAATGGGAAAACGAAAAAAGAGGAGAAACCCTGCAGCATCTACATGTAGAGAGGTAG
- a CDS encoding alpha/beta fold hydrolase, producing the protein MKNILMTSVLVLISFLGLAQHKAIEVVKVGKGSPVVLLPGFGCPGAVWNETVAQLSKTHECHVVSYAGFNGIAPLDTLWLSSVEKGVAEYIESKRLKNVTVIGHSMGGTLGLMLCQNQKERVKKLVVVDMLPCIGVMMIPNFKPEYATYDNPYNKQLLAMDSTAFRGMQTQMVANMCTDKARQEQIISWMMKADRKTYVYGYTDLMRVDLREAVGSIEQPVLILAAGKYPSKEQILKAYDEQYAKLKGKTIKFVDGSTHFVMYDKPEVMMGEVNQFLAK; encoded by the coding sequence ATGAAAAATATTCTGATGACATCTGTTCTGGTTTTGATATCTTTTTTGGGGTTGGCGCAGCATAAGGCTATCGAGGTGGTAAAGGTTGGCAAGGGGAGTCCCGTTGTGCTGCTTCCGGGATTTGGTTGTCCGGGTGCGGTGTGGAACGAAACGGTTGCCCAGCTCTCTAAAACGCACGAATGCCATGTGGTTAGCTACGCCGGATTTAATGGAATTGCTCCGCTGGATACGCTTTGGCTTTCGTCGGTTGAAAAGGGGGTAGCGGAGTACATCGAGTCGAAGCGGCTAAAGAATGTTACGGTGATAGGCCATAGCATGGGAGGCACGCTGGGGCTGATGCTGTGCCAGAATCAGAAGGAGCGGGTAAAGAAGCTGGTAGTTGTGGATATGCTTCCCTGTATTGGCGTGATGATGATCCCCAACTTTAAGCCCGAATATGCTACCTACGATAATCCCTACAACAAGCAGCTGCTGGCAATGGATTCGACGGCGTTCCGTGGCATGCAAACGCAGATGGTAGCCAACATGTGCACCGATAAAGCTCGTCAGGAGCAAATCATTAGCTGGATGATGAAGGCTGATAGGAAGACTTACGTGTATGGCTATACCGATTTGATGCGGGTAGACCTTCGCGAGGCGGTGGGCAGCATAGAGCAGCCGGTGCTTATACTTGCGGCCGGTAAGTATCCATCAAAGGAGCAAATTCTGAAGGCGTACGACGAGCAGTATGCCAAGCTAAAGGGGAAAACTATTAAGTTTGTGGATGGATCGACCCACTTTGTGATGTACGATAAGCCGGAGGTGATGATGGGTGAGGTAAACCAATTTCTAGCTAAATAG
- a CDS encoding RNA polymerase sigma factor, which translates to MDRDFFQELYAQYYPNIYRLCLGYVKGNGSLAADLAQEVFINVWEKYDSFKGECQVSTWLYRIAVNCSLTEIRRNKSYQNRIQTYEAPEGDSAEKQHSDNDLLNRCIAKLDEPDRILATLVLEGLPQQEIASILGLSDSNTRVKVHRLKEKLRATYLTLSESGY; encoded by the coding sequence ATGGATAGGGACTTTTTTCAGGAGCTTTATGCGCAGTACTATCCGAACATTTACCGCCTGTGCTTAGGATACGTAAAAGGGAATGGCAGCTTAGCTGCCGACCTTGCACAGGAGGTGTTTATCAATGTTTGGGAAAAGTACGACAGCTTTAAAGGGGAGTGCCAGGTGAGCACTTGGCTATACCGGATTGCGGTAAACTGCAGCTTAACGGAGATTAGGCGCAACAAGAGCTACCAGAATCGGATACAGACCTATGAGGCTCCAGAGGGCGATTCGGCCGAAAAGCAGCATAGCGATAACGACCTGCTAAACCGATGCATTGCTAAGCTCGACGAACCCGATCGTATCTTGGCAACGCTGGTGCTGGAGGGGCTGCCCCAGCAGGAAATCGCCTCGATTCTTGGTCTTAGCGATAGCAATACCAGGGTTAAGGTGCATAGGTTAAAGGAAAAGCTAAGGGCTACGTATCTTACGCTTTCGGAGAGTGGTTACTAG
- a CDS encoding ABC transporter ATP-binding protein produces the protein MPSHTSIAQNLKFFYRYHPRRLVLLFIITLLLGVNQGAGIVMLIPLLSLLNTDNGHTNESGVSQWLGNIAHKMGIELSIEYVLAIFIFIILLTTYLTYLKALMQSEYEQGFIYETRTRLFRKIISCDWLTINSRSKHNHIQVISNEIPKVTSYYYSLMRFTSALIIIGAHVMVSLAISVSFTLLVMGVGIVTFFLLRRFLGEALSLGERNIGVARKMLKEIDDFWTMVKQAKIHNSEKFYSDRFNATNQSMRAIQNRQSVNRAKSQLLFTLAGVVALVVIVYMGYKIDNLPLSSIFVLTILFARLFPLFVSANSELNMMLSTQKSVALVIEVDESLTENSLRQQQHTGASSINGSISLSDVSFSYNGERNILSHLNLTIAPNSITGIVGASGQGKTTLIDLISGLLTPTDGFIAVGDTRLTAQNVGEWQSTIGYLPQDSFFVDGTIRENLIWDSAASISDEQIYSVLGRVNARSVVEREPKGLDTSIANYHFHFSGGERQRLALARVLLKSPKVLLLDEATSALDAKTEQQIMENLLLLKDELTILFVTHRQSLTPYFDTVIDLSKLHIKQLS, from the coding sequence ATGCCTAGCCATACATCTATAGCCCAAAATCTCAAATTCTTCTACAGGTATCATCCTCGAAGGCTCGTTTTGCTATTCATCATCACGCTTTTACTGGGTGTTAACCAAGGGGCGGGTATTGTAATGCTTATTCCGCTACTTAGCCTACTTAACACCGACAACGGGCATACCAACGAATCAGGAGTGAGCCAGTGGCTAGGCAACATAGCCCACAAAATGGGGATAGAGCTAAGCATCGAGTATGTACTAGCCATTTTCATCTTCATCATACTGCTTACCACCTACCTTACCTACCTTAAAGCGCTTATGCAGTCGGAGTACGAGCAGGGGTTTATATACGAAACGCGTACGCGCCTGTTCAGAAAGATTATTAGCTGCGACTGGCTAACCATTAACAGCCGCAGCAAGCACAACCACATACAGGTAATATCCAACGAAATACCCAAAGTTACCTCCTACTACTACTCGCTGATGCGCTTTACCTCGGCCCTTATCATTATTGGAGCCCACGTTATGGTATCGCTCGCCATTTCGGTAAGCTTTACGCTCTTGGTAATGGGGGTTGGCATCGTCACCTTCTTTCTTCTACGCAGATTTCTTGGCGAAGCGCTCTCGCTAGGCGAACGAAACATTGGAGTAGCCCGCAAGATGCTTAAGGAGATAGACGACTTCTGGACAATGGTAAAGCAGGCCAAGATTCACAACTCCGAAAAGTTCTACTCCGACAGGTTTAACGCCACCAACCAGAGCATGCGCGCCATCCAAAACCGCCAATCGGTAAACCGAGCCAAGTCGCAGCTCCTTTTTACCCTAGCGGGCGTTGTAGCGCTGGTGGTTATCGTGTACATGGGCTATAAAATCGACAACCTACCTCTCTCCTCCATCTTTGTGCTAACCATACTCTTTGCCCGCCTGTTCCCGCTCTTTGTAAGCGCCAACAGCGAGCTCAACATGATGCTATCCACCCAAAAATCGGTGGCGCTGGTTATCGAAGTGGATGAGAGCCTTACCGAAAATAGCCTACGCCAGCAGCAGCATACAGGAGCCTCCTCCATCAACGGGAGCATCAGCCTAAGCGACGTATCCTTTTCGTACAACGGAGAGCGTAACATCCTTAGCCACCTAAACCTTACCATTGCACCTAACAGCATAACGGGCATTGTTGGCGCATCGGGACAGGGTAAGACCACGCTTATCGACCTAATATCCGGACTACTAACACCCACTGATGGCTTTATTGCCGTAGGTGACACCCGCTTAACGGCACAAAACGTTGGCGAATGGCAATCGACCATTGGCTATCTGCCCCAAGACTCCTTCTTTGTGGATGGTACCATTCGCGAAAATCTAATTTGGGATTCGGCCGCCAGCATTAGCGATGAGCAAATCTACTCGGTGCTCGGTAGGGTTAATGCACGGAGTGTTGTGGAGAGAGAACCCAAAGGGTTAGACACCTCCATTGCCAACTACCACTTCCACTTCTCGGGAGGCGAAAGACAACGCCTAGCCTTAGCCAGAGTGCTGCTAAAATCGCCCAAGGTGCTGCTTCTGGACGAGGCCACATCGGCATTAGACGCCAAAACGGAGCAGCAGATTATGGAAAACCTCCTACTCCTGAAGGATGAGCTTACAATCCTTTTCGTAACCCACCGCCAAAGCCTTACCCCCTACTTCGACACGGTGATCGATTTAAGTAAGCTCCATATAAAGCAACTCAGTTAG
- a CDS encoding nucleotidyltransferase family protein, which translates to MTKLPLDRNHLSSRHRLSHQQIDMLLGQKESKENLPEKLKGLKLVSNFLQLVDLLDAHHLEFLSFKGPLLSQLIYGDASVRISHDFDILIDPSDINRAHSLLNNNNFEVIYEIKWPQEALRQKMLFEAIHHLGFRHKELGYMVEIHWTLVNESPISPKKLNRMVWSNTKTYEMYGRTIRSLNEEMLLAYLIIHGTKHGWQRLKWLVDIKDFPLDKISEENFKELCRMLNIQKAVAQTGALLKTYFNFESHLFPTRKASSFLVNHSIKMVENPIKEKLPVGEAIEDLKYKIWIFGGLSYKIRIISKQLIGITDINNVSFKTRLAYILYRPYSFIKRRIYHA; encoded by the coding sequence ATGACAAAGCTTCCTTTAGACCGAAACCATCTAAGTAGCCGCCATCGCTTAAGCCACCAGCAGATTGACATGCTGCTTGGCCAAAAGGAGAGCAAAGAAAACCTACCCGAAAAGTTAAAAGGGTTGAAGCTGGTAAGCAATTTCCTCCAGCTTGTAGATTTGTTGGATGCGCACCACCTCGAATTCCTCAGCTTTAAAGGGCCACTCCTTTCGCAGCTTATCTACGGCGATGCCTCCGTTAGGATATCCCATGATTTTGACATCCTTATTGACCCTTCCGATATAAATAGGGCACACTCTCTCCTAAACAACAATAATTTCGAAGTTATTTACGAAATTAAATGGCCACAGGAGGCACTTCGACAAAAAATGCTGTTCGAAGCCATCCATCATTTAGGTTTTAGACACAAGGAATTGGGTTATATGGTGGAAATTCACTGGACCCTTGTCAACGAGTCCCCCATCAGCCCCAAAAAGCTTAACAGAATGGTTTGGTCGAACACCAAAACCTACGAGATGTACGGAAGAACCATCCGTTCGCTTAATGAAGAGATGCTGCTAGCCTACCTAATAATCCATGGGACAAAGCATGGCTGGCAAAGGTTGAAATGGCTGGTAGACATAAAGGATTTTCCGTTGGATAAAATATCAGAAGAGAACTTCAAGGAGCTTTGCAGGATGCTAAATATCCAAAAAGCGGTGGCACAAACAGGTGCGCTCCTAAAAACATACTTCAACTTTGAAAGCCACCTCTTCCCTACTAGAAAGGCATCATCCTTTTTGGTTAACCATAGCATAAAAATGGTTGAGAACCCCATAAAGGAGAAGCTACCTGTAGGAGAAGCCATAGAGGATCTTAAATATAAGATATGGATATTTGGAGGGCTAAGCTATAAAATCAGGATAATCTCAAAACAACTTATTGGAATTACAGATATCAACAACGTTAGCTTCAAAACCAGGCTAGCCTACATACTCTACCGCCCATACAGCTTTATTAAACGTCGTATTTACCATGCCTAG
- a CDS encoding lasso peptide biosynthesis B2 protein, translating into MSLIKKFWEVPLNQKTLVAEAICFLLASKLLLLIFPFRICKQIFRKNERLDRQPSPQTLKDIRTAVERANKIAIWKNVCLVKSFAARLMLQRRGIPSSIYLGVNITNETKLAAHAWLISGGVYITPRGSVSFKEIYNF; encoded by the coding sequence GTGAGTCTGATTAAAAAATTCTGGGAAGTACCTTTAAATCAAAAAACATTGGTAGCAGAAGCCATATGCTTCTTGTTAGCATCAAAGCTCCTGCTACTGATCTTCCCATTTAGGATATGCAAGCAGATTTTCAGGAAAAATGAGCGGCTGGATAGGCAACCAAGTCCTCAAACCTTAAAGGATATTCGCACCGCCGTTGAACGAGCCAACAAAATTGCCATTTGGAAAAATGTTTGCCTTGTAAAGTCGTTTGCTGCTCGCCTTATGCTACAACGCAGAGGAATTCCCTCCTCAATCTACCTGGGGGTAAACATTACTAATGAGACGAAGCTAGCGGCACATGCATGGTTAATTAGTGGAGGTGTTTACATCACCCCTCGGGGGAGTGTCTCTTTCAAAGAGATATACAACTTCTGA
- a CDS encoding PqqD family protein, producing MERYSRLENIIDGEIDNHQVIMHINDGKYFGLNPVGKRIWMLIEKPKTLEEITSTLLLEYNISPDQCKTEVQTFLDKCVECNIVVKQ from the coding sequence ATGGAAAGATACAGCAGGTTAGAAAACATTATTGATGGAGAAATAGACAACCATCAAGTGATTATGCACATTAATGATGGCAAATATTTTGGTTTAAACCCGGTTGGCAAACGAATTTGGATGCTAATAGAAAAGCCAAAGACGCTTGAGGAAATAACCTCAACTCTTCTTTTGGAGTACAACATTTCTCCCGATCAGTGTAAAACAGAAGTTCAGACATTCCTAGATAAGTGCGTTGAATGTAATATCGTTGTAAAACAGTGA